Genomic window (Streptomyces sp. TG1A-60):
GTGAGCGTGGTCCACAGCGTCTCTGTCACGAACGGAACGATGGGATGCAGCAGCCGCAGCGTCACGTCCAGGACCTCGCCCAGGACGCGTGCTGAGACCTTGGCCGCGTCGCCGCCGGCCATGAACGTCGTCTTGGAAAGCTCGACGTACCAGTCGAAGACCTTGTCCCACGCGAAGTGGTACAGGGCATCGGCGAGCTTCGCGAACTGGTAGTCGTCGTAGTACGCGTCCGCCTCGGCCACGACGGTGTTCAGCCGGGACAGGATCCAGCGGTCCGTGGCCGAGAGCTGCTCGGCCGGGGCAGCTCGCCCTCGATCGTGGCGCCGTTCATCATCGCGAACCGCGTCGCGTTCCAGATCTTGTTGGCGAAGTTCCGGGACGCCTGGACCCAGTCCTCGCCGATCGGCACGTCGGTACCGGGGTTGGCGCCCCGCGCGAGCGTGAACCGCAGAGCGTCGGAGCCGTACTTGTCCATCCAGTCCAGCGGATTGACCGTGTTGCCGAACGACTTCGACATCTTCTTGCCGTGCTCGTCACGGACCATGCCGTGGAACGCGATGGTGCGGAAGGGGATCTCGCCGTCCATCGCGTACAGGCCGAACATCATCATCCGCGCGACCCAGAAGAACATCAGGTCGTACCCGGTGACCATGGCCGAGTTCGGATAGAACTTGGCCAGGTCCGCGGTCTTCTCGGGCCAGCCGAGTGTCGAGAAGGGCCACAGGCCGGACGAGAACCAGGTGTCGAGGACGTCGGTGTCCTGCACCCAGCCCTCCCCGGTCGGCGGCTGCTCGTCGGGACCGACGCACACGGTCTCGCCGTCCGGGCCGTGCCAGACGGGGATGCGGTGGCCCCACCACAACTGCCGTGAGATGCACCAGTCGTTGAGGTTGTCGACCCAGTCGAAGTACCGCTGCGACAGGTCTGCGGGATGGATGTCCACCCGGCCGTCGCGGACCGCGTCGCCAGCGGCCTTGGCGAGCGTCTCGACCTTGACCCACCACTGCAGAGACAGTCGCGGCTCAAGGGTCGTCTTGCATCGCGAGCAGTGGCCCACCGAGTGGACGTACGGCCGCTTCTCCGCGACGATCCGGCCGTCGGCGCGCAGCGCGGCGACGATCGCGGAACGTGCCTCGAAGCGGTCAAGCCCCTCGAAAGGCCCGTGGACCGTGATCACGCCGCGCTCGTCCATGACGGTCAGTGACTCCAGGTCATGCCGCTGACCGATGGCGAAGTCGTTCGGGTCGTGGGCGGGCGTGACCTTGACGGCACCGGTGCCGAACTCCGGGTCGACGTGCGTGTCGGCGACGACGGGAATCGTGCGCCCCGTCAGCGGCAACTTGATGCGCTTGCCGACCAGGTGCTTGTAGCGCTCGTCGTCGGGGTGAACGGCCACGGCGGTGTCACCGAGCATGGTCTCCGCACGCGTGGTGGCGACGACGACCGTGTCGTCCCCCTCGCCGTACTTGATGGAGACGAGCTCGCCGTCGTCATCCTGGTAGTCGACCTCGATATCCGAGATCGCCGTCAGACAGCGCGGACACCAGTTGATGATGCGCTCGGCGCGGTAGATCAGGCCGTCGTCGAACATCTTCTTGAAGACGGTCTGGACGGCACGGGACAGCCCCTCGTCCATGGTGAAGCGGTCACGGCTCCACGCGACGCCGTTACCCAGACGCCGCATCTGGCCTGCGATCTGACCACCGGACTCGGCCTTCCACTGCCAGACCCGCTCGACGAACGCCTCACGACCCAGGTCGTGCCGGGACTTGCCCTCCTTGGCGAGCTCCCGCTCGACGACGTTCTGCGTCGCGATACCGGCGTGGTCCATGCCGGGCTGCCACAGCGTCTCGTAGCCCTGCATGCGCTTACGGCGGGTGAGGGCATCGATCAGCGTGTGCTCGAAGGCGTGGCCCAGGTGCAGGGAGCCGGTGACGTTGGGCGGCGGGATGACGATGGTGTACGCGGGCTTGTCGCTCTTCGCGTCGGCCTCGAAGTAACCGCGCTCTACCCAGCGCTCGTACAGCGGCCCCTCTACCTCGGCCGGCGCATATTGGGTCGGCAGTTCGGGGGCGCTGTTCGGCCCGCTGTCGGGGCGCTGAGTGTTGTCGGTCACGACGGCCATTCTAGGGCCGGGGCACTCCTGGGCTCGCCTGACTATTGCGGGCACGCCGGGACGTGGTCAGGACAGAAAAGTGGTCGCACGGAGGTAATTCAAGTGTGACCAAGAACACTCCCGTGCGACCGGTTCCTAGCCTACCCCTCCGCTCCGGCGGAACCGCAATTCCCCAGGCAGCTCCGGGGACCCGGCAGCGTCGCCCTCCCAGGTGACTCGAAGAAATAGGTCGTGGGAGGTGCCGTGCTGTCGGCACTCTGGCCCGATGTTGTTGAAGCTCACCGGGTCCAGTTGCTCGGGCAAGACGACCCTGGCATACGCGGCGGCTGCCCGGATCGGGAAAATCGCCGTGCATGACTTCGACGAGCTCGGTGTGCCAGAGGGCGCCGACCGGCACTGGCGCCACCGCATGACCGAGATGTGGGTGCGACGGGCGTTGGAGTACCAGGACCGCGGCATCGATCTTTTGCTCTCCGGGCAGTCCCCCTTGGGAGAAGTACTGGCCGCGCCCTCCGCCCCGCTGCTGGATGGCATCGCCGTATGCCTGGTCGATGTCGCTGATCCGGTCCGTCGCGCTCGCCTCGCCGAGCGTGACGTCGGACGTTGGGATTCCCAGGCGATCGACGCCTTCCTTGGCTGGGCTGAATGGCACCGCAAGCACGCCGTCGACCCGTCTCACCGGCCCGACGTCATCATCGACGACAGCTGGCCCGAGATGGTCTGGAGCCGCTGGGCTGGCTGGAATACCGGTGATCTCCGATGGCACACTCACCTGCTCGACACCACGGACCGACCAATCACGGATTCCGTGGACCAGGTCGAGCAGTGGATCAACGAGCAGCGCGGCGTGCACCGGGTCGGCCAGCTCCCCCTGAGCCGCGGTTGGGCTTCGTGATCCACAGCGCCTCGTCAGGCGAAATGTTCCCGGCTGGTGAGCCCGAATCCACCACCCACACGTCCGCCACTCGCCTCTGCCCTCCAAGCGCAGAGGCGAGTGGCGCCGCGGCGGCCGGGGAGCATGATCCGGCCTCGCCCATCGGGACCAGTTACTTGCCGTACGCCTGCTTCCAACGCGTCCGGTGGCGGGAGTCGCCCTGTCCTCGGCCGTTCACCTCGCTCAGTGACAACAGGGAAGCCCCGTTGTTCCACAGCCCGAGGTGATCCCGGTGCACGGCGAGGATGCCGTGCTGCAGAGCGAACTTCTCGGAAGGACGGCTGAACCGCGTGGTCGTGACGAACACGGCCAGGTCGGCCCCGAAGTGCACCTTGGCACCCAGCAGATCGCGCAACTCCCGGCTCGCGATCGTGCTGCTCGGCGCATAGCGCTTGCACTGGATCACCATGGTCCGCCCGTCCGGGAGACAGCCAACGACGTCGGCGCCGTTGTCGTTCGCACCGCCCACCCGCCGCACCTGCATGCAGCCGTCCCGTCGGCACAGGCTTGCGACCAGATCCTCGAACTCAGTGCCGGTCATCGCGTCCACCTCGGCGAGGGTCCGGTGCCCTGCCTTCACCGCCTCTTCCTGCCGCCAGAGACGGTCCCGGCCGCGCACGAGCCGGTCCGTACGCCACAGCCACCAGCCCACCGCACCGACGCCACCGAGAACCGATGCACCTGTGATGTACGGCCACACGGCTGACCAGAACACCACCAGCAGGACCAGCACCAAACCACCGCCGGCCGCCAGCGCCTTCAGCCGCGCCGCCCGCCTCCTGCGGGCAGCCGCACCACGTTTACGCCCAGCCACGATCGAAGCCCCTCCCCCACAGGTCCGTGTACGGCAGTCTGAGCAACCTGAGGCAGCGACAGAAGGGCGCGAGTCGGCCATGGCCGGATTGGACTGCCAGGCGGGGCGGTGTAGCCGCGGTAGCGGTGAACGACGCGACCGCCTCGACATCAACGGCAGCGGTCTCTTCCGCTCTTTCCAGTGGTTACAGGGTTGATCGACTCCGTAGAGGCCGGGTGTGCCACGACACTCGCGGCGTGGCCGACACAACATCGCAGGAACCGGACGGCGCCGCCCCGTCCCCGGAGAATGAGCCCGGGTCAGCGGGAAAGGCGGCTGGCACCGGCCGGGTGCAGTTCTCCCTCGTGCGCTGGGTGCTCGCGCCTCGAACGATATTGCAGGCCCGCCGCCTGGTGGCCGAGTTCAGGCCGGGGATGGACGCCCAGACCGCCTGGATGATGGCGCGGCTGGCTCAGCACCCGGACGAGCTCCCGTACGCGATGGGGCACCTGAACGGTGAGGAGCAAACCGGCTGATTGCTCAGGCAACTAAGCAGGGTCCAGCGCCCCACAGGCGCTCGCTCCGCCTCTGAAGTAAAGGCTTCTCGGCTATCGGCCGTTGAGCTCGGCGCGGCACACCGCGCAGTACATGGCCGCAAAACGTCCGTGCCGACGCATCAACTGACCGCATCCTGCGCACAGCCCTAACTCCCACGGAGGGCATCCCAGCGCGGCCGAGGCGGCAGCCCGCTCGACGGACGTGATCAGCGTCGGCTTCACAGACCGCTGCAGCGGCATCCGCGGCAGGGTGACACCACCGGTCGGTTGCCCGAGATCGCGGATGGGCCGCGCATCGCTGACGAACCAGCCCTCTTCCCCAGAGCGGCACGTTCGGTCGATCTCCTGGTCGGCGAAGGTGATCTGGTCGTCCTCCTCCAGTTCCGGCGCGACGGGAAGCGGCGCCTTCTCCCCGACCAACTCCCGCCACAGCTCGCAGTCGTCCGCCGGCACCCACATGTGCCGGCCGGCCCGGCCGCTGCCGCGATTGGGCACGTAGACGGGAACACTCTCCCCTGTCGCGCTGGAGAGAACGAGATCCTCGATATGGACTGGCTTCTTCTCCGGCTGGCACAGCGCGGGCAGAAACCACTCGGCATGAATCTCGTCGCAATGGCCTGCTCCCTCGGACAGAGGGCAGTGGCGATCGCTGCTGGGCAGGCACTTCCAGACCTGGAGGTAGCGATATCCACCGCGGATCACCATCTCCTTGCCGTTGGTTATGTCCTTCCATGGCATGTCGTCCACACGGGCCCACGGCGCCCGGTCGATCAACGAAGCTGTACGGTCCTTCGCCACCCACAGGGGCGTGATCTCGTGCTGCACGGCGTTGCGAGACCTGCGGTGGACGCTGCTGGGACTGATGTGGTGGTACTGGATCTCCCAACCAATACGGATGCCCGCGGGGCCTGTAACGAGGGCATCGGAGACGGTCCGCCTGTTCCCCGCGGGGACTTCGGCTTTGGCGTTCAGACCGCATCGCGAAGCAGTCTCGACGATCCGCTCCTTCGTTGCCTTGTGCTGCGCGCTCTCCGCCGGCGTCGCCTTGTGGGTGATCGGCAGGTGCGCGGCCACCAGAGGGAAGCGCCCGCCGACGCGAGCACGCCGGATGAACATCCACGGCGACTTTCCGCCTGCTTCTGAGGCGCATTTCTTTCCCTGGTGGTGTGCAAGGCACTCCAGCAGTTGGGGGTTTCGATCAGAGACGCTGGTCATGATCTCTTGGAGCAGACCGGGGTAGCCGTCGACTCCGAGGTCGGGTTTCGTCAGGATGATCTCAATGCCGTACTCGGTGTGCCACACGCCATTGGCCATCCGTCCAGCATAGAAACGCCCACTGACACTCCGACAGACCGCATCACGGACCGATGAGTCCATCATCAATGGCGAACACAGGCGACCAACGGCAGGCGGAAGCAGACCGGTTGCTCACCAGAGTGCCCCCGAAGGCGGCTTTGACTGATCGCATCGCTGTCAACAGCATCTCGCCTTACGCACCGCCACTCGAACGAAAGTTCCCGTCTAGAGTCCCCTTCGGCGTCCATCGCGAACGGCGAAAACCCGCCCATGTGCAGCGCGAGTACGTCACCATCCCGACATGAACCGGGGAGGAACGTGTGGGTAAGCGCGAACGCCGTCGCAAGCGGGAACGAGCCAAGAAGCACCAACCGCAACAGCAGCCGGCCGCTCCGCAGCCAATCATTCAGGAATACCCAGAAGGCGCCCCCCGCATCCGCGTCGTGATCAATCATGATGCTCCCGAAGATGCCCAGCGGATCAGTGCCCTCTACTGGGAGATCAAGGACGACGGCACATGGGCCCGAACCGTCAGCAGCATCGGAGTGGCCAGCAACATCGGAGCGGTGGCAACGGCGCACTCTCACGCCATCCTGCTGAGCTCCCTATGCGCGAACTGCTCCGAACCGATCAACGTCGCCAACCGGTCCTGGGCCAACAAGGTCGGCGGCAAGTACCTCGACGTCGAAGCCCCCACCTACCTCTGCGGCGACTGCTCGGCAATCCAGAAGCGTGAGAAGGCCGAACGGCAGCAGCTCGCCGCTGAGCAGAAGCGTGCCGAGCAGGCGCGCGAGAAGCAGAAGGCCGAAGAATTCAAACACCTGGTTGGCGAGGCAATCGAGGACGAGGAGGCGAAGACCGAGGCCATCAGCCGCCTCCCAGATGACAACCCTCGAGCCATGGCCCTCTATGTGGCGTTGGTCAGCTACGCCACCCGAAACCCCGGCAAGCAGCTCCCGAGCATCACGGGTATCGGCCCGATGGGTTGGACCGGCGACACCGCACAGGACAGGGAACTCCTGCTGGCGCTCTACTACTCGAACCTGCTCGCCATCTCCCGGGAAGCCCCGTCCCGAGCATTCGGCCTCTCCAAGGACGGTGGCGACATCACGTTCGGCGCCAATGACGTCGTGTGGAGGCTCATCGGCGACCGATCAGCCGCTCAGGAGCGCGTCAAGGAGATCGCGAACAGGTTCAAGACTCAGCCTGGCCCACAGGGTGCCGCAGCGCGCGAAGCCTTCACCTCGTTGACGGACGAGATGGAAATCGCCAACGTCGCCTCGTATCTCAACGGCCTACTCACCAAGAAGTACGACTACCCCGAAGTCCCGGAGGCACGGCGGGAAGAACTCACGGACGTCATCCGCAAGGGTTTCGGACATGGATATACCTCTGGACAGATGATCTGTTTCGCGTGGCGGGCCGCCGACTCCGCCGCGGCCTGGAAGGAGCGCAACCAGCGGATGGGACCGCCGGAAGCCGCTTCTGCCTCGGTGACTTCCCTGAACGGGAAGATCGACAAAGCTATCGAACTCCACCACGCCATTCCTGAGTACGAGGTCCCCCGCTGGCACGAGGCGCCCCTCGCGCTCAGCAGCTTCCGACGGCTGTCCGCAGATATTCGTTGGGTGTACAACCGCGAAGTCATCGAGGCGTGTCCCCACTGCGACCACCATGGTCTGCAGGAAACCATTCATCCCGAGACCGGGGCAACGGCCATGCGTCGCTGCGTCCATCCCGCTGAGATCCCGGACCAACTTCAGGACGAAGAGCCGAACTGGTGGGACGACGCGCCCGATCCGGCCGACGTCTGAGCCCGACACTCGCTGGCTGCCCCACAGGCCGCGCTCGCGTGGGGCTGCGCAAAGGCTGTGCCCCCTGGTATCTCTGGACGCTCGTGATCGAGATCCGGGGGCGTGGCGTGCGGGGCGATGAACTTCTCTCCGTGCGTTTCCTGATGCACATTGATCGCTACGGTAGTTCGCACGGAGTCCTCGTTGATCCCCGGAGCAAGCGCCGCGCCGACTTCTTCGGGCAACGGCACAGTGGCGGCTGAGTCGTCGCAGAGGCCAAGGGCCGATCCAACCCCATCGACTACAAGCTGAAGCGCGGCATGCAGTCCCGAAGCGAACGGTGCGCTCCATCGGTGGGGTAGCTCCCGTGATCGCATACGGCTGCGCTGCTTGTTTCGAGGATCGACTGTGGCCAAGTGGGCTCCGGACTGGTCACGGAGTCCACTTGGTCGCGTACGGCCGTTTCACGCTCGTCGGACGTCAACTCTGCTCAGGGCGGCACCACGGCCGATCGGGAGCGAACTCTGCCTGAGCCTTCCACTGGCCAGGGCTACGGTTTCGGCCATGCGTGAGGTGGAGTACGAGAGCTACGGCTGTCCGCTGGAGGACTACCAGCTCACCCGAGCCGATCACCGACAGCAAAAGCAGTGGGAGGACATCAGACATTGGGTGGAGAAGCACGCCGCTGAGGAGGAGGCCGAAGAGCGGGCAGACCCTGTGCTCGCGGCAGATCGCCGTGCTGTCGTAGAAAAGGTGCTGAACATGCTGCATAGCTGCAAGACGCCTGAGCACGACATCATGCGGTGGCGTGTACGGCTGTATTGCGGCCACATCGTCGAGACTCGGCGGCATCGTGAGAATGGTAAGCCCACGCTGCACGGCTCGTCGTCAGAGCAGTGCTCGGAGTGCGGGAAGGACCCATCAGGGATCGTGGCCTTCGAGCCCATCGGGCTGGCCGGTAAACCGCCCTCTCCTCCGAAGCCAGCGGCTTCTCCGCCTCCAAAGAAGCCGACCCGTGCGGAGCTTGAGCAACGTGTAGCCGTGCTGGAGAGGGAGAACGAGCGTCTCCGCTCGCGGGGGAGCGAGGGGTAGCTTCCCAGCCAGACCTGGGTCGGTGAGTCACATCAGCGTGGCGTCGAGATGCTGCTGCACCGGCTCGAAGAGCCCGTACGGCACGTAGGTGGGGATTTCGGCGAGGGCCACCCACGCGAGCTCGGCCAGCTCCTCGGTGTCCGCGACGTACGCCGTACCACCCACGACCTTGCAGACCGTGTACGACATCAGCCGACCCGTCTTCGGGTGGATCCGCTCGCCAATGAGCTTGACAGCGGCCACGTCCAAGCCGATCTCTTCCTTCGTTTCGCGCACGGCGGCGTCTTCACGTGCCTCGCCTGGCTCGACCTCGCCTGCGGGGAACTGCCAAGAGAGCTGGCCCTCGCTGACCCGGCGCCGCACCATGAGCACGCGGTTGTTGTGGATGACGATGGCCGCAGCGATGCCCGGCCGCTCGTCTGCATTCTGCTGCGTCATGTCCGCTCCTCCAGCACGGCGAGTACGGGCGGAAAGATCGTATCGACGGGGATGAAGCGGGTCACCGCGCTTCAACGGGAGGTACGCAAGCGCCGGTCGCCGCTGCCCGAGAGCCGACGGCTGAAGGGCCACCCATGGTGTCGGGTGACGGGATCGGTGATCGCCACTACGCGATCACCGACCTTCTCGACGACCTTGCGGGGAGCATCTGCCGCATCGGCACGTTCGTCAGGTCTGACCGCCTCGGGTAGCCATCGCAGCCGAAGCCTCGGCCAGCACCACCCAGGCCGCCTTGGTTCCGCAGTTCGTGACCTGGAACCCCCACTGTCCCTGGGTCAGCTCGTTCACGATGTGCAGGCCCCGTCCGCGCTCAGTGAGCAGCCCGCTCACTACCTCGGACGCGGTGGCTTCCGGCGAGGGCACGGCAGCCAGGTAGAGGTCCGTAGGAAGAAGAGGATTCCCGTCGTGGATCTCGCAGATGTATCTTCCCGCAGCAGATCGAAGGTGTACCTCGTACGGGCCGCGCGCGTGCTCGTGCGCGTTCGCCACGAGCTCCGAGACGGCCAGGACCCCGTCGCTGATGACGTCTCCTGACAGGCCCAGACCCTTGAGGACACGTCGCAGAACCGCGCGGGCTTCTCCGGTCGGGTTGATGGTGTGGTCGGTCCAGTGGTACACGAGGCCGAGAGCGGCGGACGGCGCGCTGATCATCGGGCGGCGGACCTCCTGTGGGTGACGTCGGTGGCCGTCTCCCGGAGCTGCGACGTGGTCGCGGAAGCGCGTCAGGTACGCCGCTGAGAGGCGTACGGCCGCAGGAAGCACCCCGGCTTCGGGCGCGCGGCCCCGGGAGGATCGTGGCTCAGGCACCAGTCACGAGGCCGGTCGCGAGTCACGCACTCAACGATGGCCGCCGGTGCCCCTGATGCTCATGGGCGTTTATGAGCGCGAGGGGTCAACGAGCGACAAGGCACTCCAGCGCGACCGCCGACCCGCCGTCGGCCTGTGCTTCCGCTCGGCTGGTCACTGGGAGTATGGGCGGGTGATTGCTGACGTGTTGGGACGCTGGGTGCCGGATCGCCCCGAGGATGTGGCCACGGTCTTCGCCAAGGCGGACTTCCCGTGGTGGATCGCCGGTGGCTACGCGATCGAACTCGCGGTCGGCCGCGAGCTGCGCGCGCACGGCGATCTCGACGTCCTCGTCCTCCGGCGTGACCAGGGCCTCGTACATGAACTGCTGGCCGACTGGGACCTGCACGTGGCGGATCCGCCCGGCCAGGGGGAGTTGAGACCGTGGCGTCCTGGAGAGGTCCTTCGGCCGCCGCTCCACGACATCTGGTGCCGCCGCACATCCAAGGCGCCCTGGTCGGTGCAGCTCATGTTGGACGAGGTCGAGGGCACCCAGTGGGTCTCGCGGCGTACCCAGGAGATCCGGCTCCCGATCGACCAGCTCGGGCGAACGAGCGAGGCGGGCATCCCGTATCTCGCGCCCGAGGTACAGCTCTTCTACAAGGCAAAGGCGACCCGGGACAAGGACGAGACCGACTTCGAAGCGGTACTGCCACTGCTCGACGCTCCGGCACGCGCCTGGCTGGCGGACGCGATCAAGGTGATCGCGCCCAACCACCCCTGGCTTCGCCTGCTCCTTCCGGTCAGCCGAACGTGAGCAGCGGAACGTCGTAGAGGTCGGGGTTTCGGGGCCGGGTCATCGTGGGCGACGTGACCTCCACGATCAGCAGCTCGCTGAGGAACTGGACCTTGGCGCTGAGGAGATGGCTAGTCCTGCCGTCGGCCGACTGGGCCTTCAAGCCGGCGGAGACGTGGATGTGCGGAAGTATCCCGCTGGTGGCCGGGTCATGGGCGAGCGTGCCCGCGCCGAACGCCTCGACGTTGGTGACGTACGTCTTCGCCCAGACCGGTGCGTCCGGGTCCGCGAGCTTCTCGCAGGCACCCACGATTTCGGCCTCCGCGAAGGCCCCGATGAACGAGGGGATGTAGCCCTGCCGTACGTCGTTGTCCCGGCAGAAGGTGGACAGCGCCTCGAAGAAGTCCTCCCCGTGGTCGAAGGTGACGCCGAAGGTACGGCCGACGGTCAGCTCGTGAGCGCGCATGTGCGGGTGTCTCCTGACGGGATGGGATCAGCGGGCGGAGGCGGTGGTGAAGGTCTCGCGGACCGTTGCCCCGTCGGCGCCCTGGGCAAGCAGGGCGTGGAGGAGGAGCCGCGCATGGTACGGGCTGAGGTCTCCGGCGCCGATGAGTCCTCGCCCGAGGAGGTCCTTCTCGGAGCCGGGGAAGCCGTACGTGTCGGACAGGACGGGTCCGTTGCCGATGCGGGAGGCGAGGACCACGGGGATGCGGGACGCGAGCTTGGTGAGCCCTTCGACGAGGCGCTCCGGGACGTGGCCGACGCCGAAGGCCGCGACCAC
Coding sequences:
- a CDS encoding restriction endonuclease; protein product: MAGRKRGAAARRRRAARLKALAAGGGLVLVLLVVFWSAVWPYITGASVLGGVGAVGWWLWRTDRLVRGRDRLWRQEEAVKAGHRTLAEVDAMTGTEFEDLVASLCRRDGCMQVRRVGGANDNGADVVGCLPDGRTMVIQCKRYAPSSTIASRELRDLLGAKVHFGADLAVFVTTTRFSRPSEKFALQHGILAVHRDHLGLWNNGASLLSLSEVNGRGQGDSRHRTRWKQAYGK
- a CDS encoding NUDIX hydrolase — protein: MTQQNADERPGIAAAIVIHNNRVLMVRRRVSEGQLSWQFPAGEVEPGEAREDAAVRETKEEIGLDVAAVKLIGERIHPKTGRLMSYTVCKVVGGTAYVADTEELAELAWVALAEIPTYVPYGLFEPVQQHLDATLM
- a CDS encoding ATP-binding protein, whose protein sequence is MISAPSAALGLVYHWTDHTINPTGEARAVLRRVLKGLGLSGDVISDGVLAVSELVANAHEHARGPYEVHLRSAAGRYICEIHDGNPLLPTDLYLAAVPSPEATASEVVSGLLTERGRGLHIVNELTQGQWGFQVTNCGTKAAWVVLAEASAAMATRGGQT
- a CDS encoding amino acid transporter, with amino-acid sequence MLMGVYEREGSTSDKALQRDRRPAVGLCFRSAGHWEYGRVIADVLGRWVPDRPEDVATVFAKADFPWWIAGGYAIELAVGRELRAHGDLDVLVLRRDQGLVHELLADWDLHVADPPGQGELRPWRPGEVLRPPLHDIWCRRTSKAPWSVQLMLDEVEGTQWVSRRTQEIRLPIDQLGRTSEAGIPYLAPEVQLFYKAKATRDKDETDFEAVLPLLDAPARAWLADAIKVIAPNHPWLRLLLPVSRT
- a CDS encoding DUF296 domain-containing protein is translated as MRAHELTVGRTFGVTFDHGEDFFEALSTFCRDNDVRQGYIPSFIGAFAEAEIVGACEKLADPDAPVWAKTYVTNVEAFGAGTLAHDPATSGILPHIHVSAGLKAQSADGRTSHLLSAKVQFLSELLIVEVTSPTMTRPRNPDLYDVPLLTFG